CAAAATACTTAACACgtgtgattttttaaaatttaattttgatactTTACTTTgaaaattgattaatttatcatttaactttaataaaatatatatatagttcTTTTACCAATGTAGCAATAAAAATGgtgaaatttaaatataaaaaaagttaattagaggactaaatttatgaatttaaaattataaaattacataaaaaaaacatacattAAGAACTGAACAGGAAAGTAGTAATCAGATATGTTACTAGTACTAAACTCCATCTATTAGATCCTTAAAAATGTTGAGTTGGTTTAAGAAAAAAGTGAGAGAGACATAGCACCAATAAAATTAGGATATAGTCaagaacattaaataatttgcAGAAGTGCATTTCTTACGTCAACTTTACATGTTAATTATATAATGTTTTGTGTTAATTGTCCTCTTTATGCTTTATTATTAGCATATCTTTGTTATATATATTCGATTTAATCCGTATTATCATTAATTAAACATTGTGGTGTTTACTGAGGCATGGATGAGAGAAAGATCATCAACTGCGTACATAAAAATGAAAGTTATGTTCCTTTTTTAAGTTCGCAAAACCCATGAATTGCACGTTGTTATTTAAAAAGGAATCAGATTAATGTTTTGTGATAACGGGAGATACTTACTATATATCCTACAAAAAGCAGGATCTTgtcaaaattttagaaaagtAAGTGATGTAGTTGACCTAAACATCGATGTGGGGGAGGAGATAATGTAGTTTAACACATTGCAATTAGTGAATCTTTCGTATCAACTTTGTGTGAGATTAGATTTAATAGTGGATCCAGCTAATCAATTGTCTCATCTAGATAGATTAAGTTGAGAAGGGAAATTGAAAGAAGAAACTAATGCTTCTTTTTTTTTCCCTCAAAAGCaagatatataatatattgaaGTTACAAGGATGATACTACCACCACATCTATTGTTGATTGGTTGCATGATAACCATACACTAACAAAAGCTAGATGTGGAccgaaaaaaattaacaaaatgtatgatttgtgattaaaaataaagtataaataaCATAGTTATAAGTTTgagttagtttttttattttttaatataatatcataatCATTTAGAGTCTATTGAGAGTGTGTTAGACTTATCATGTCACCCGCTATCAAATCGCTATTGatcatttataaatatatagtatCACGCATAAGTTAATTATCTTAGCGTGAGAGGATGTGCTAGAGATCTCATATCGAATagatataaaaacattttttttataatatataaatgaatacaACCCTCaccttataatttaattttatagtattgagttagatttaaagtttactacttaataataatatataagaagctacacattttttattatataaatttatacaaaaataaattatatgaattttattaataaagaatttgcATTCATTCCTTCATCTTGAATTCTTAAAATTTCATATCACAGCAaaccatgaaatagaaatcaattttagagaagaaaaaaaagttgttatagtgtctaaattagagaccattttagaaactaaaaaaaaatggtttctaaattaatttatattattgttaaataatttttaaattgatatctaattagcaaccaaaggtttttgttatcaaatttagaatataaataattggtactTAAAACTTTgaagctaattagatatcaatttataaactatttaacaataatagaaactagtttagaAACTACAAAGTTTTTTAGTCtcggtctctaatttagttactataacaactaattatttttttcattatttattaaatataaaatagaggGTAGAATCTTTATAATCaaatttaagtaattttaatcaaatttttattaatttttttttattagttaagtatttttttttaagtatatgaCGTTTGTTGTTAATGAAATGACATGTTCATTTCTTTGGTATTTTCATTTCCAACTTATTGATAAATTCGTTTATTCTTACCATCATTTTCTTAACTTCGTCagttaatttacttttatttctctcaaatcaaaaaattaaagaaaacaaagaaagtagaaaaaattaaagaaacaaGGATTACATTATGTTTCTATCAAAAATGGACTTAGAGGTATCTCGGTGAGTACTGCGTGTTTCTTGGAAAACAAACTTTCAATTGGTCTCTAATGAGAGTGAGAGTTCCACTTGCAAAAGATTTTGATGCTTAAGCGAGTAGGAACAATGATGATAAATTCTTAATAAAAAGCTAAGATTAAGAGTATATTATAGAGTTTAGTGTGCCCTGAAGAgtgaatatttataaattaatcagGTGACATCATCATAATTGTTATTCATTATTCCATAAATAGTCGCTCATCATTTAAGGCTCATTAATTAGGTTGTTTTACTCATGATGGTCATTGATGACAATAAAGACTCGGTTGAAGGATGCATACAATCACCCGAACTCTTTGACATTCATTATCTTATGGACTCGTTTGGATTTAGTGTAGGTCGACCATTGATTTCGATTTCGAGTAATGTCTGTTAATTGGTTCAAGATTGATAAAGTATTGCTGATGTTTATGGTTGAACTCAAATATGTATTTGATTGTACAACTTTGACGATGTTCGTGTTTGAACTCAGATTAGTATTGTTGATCCAATGATAGTATGGTCTTGGTAAGCTATAACTACAAACACAAAAAATAGATGGACAAATGAAAGATAGATATTGAGAGAGAAGTAATTTCACATAACCGATTATGAATAAAACATGTCGGTTCTTCAATGGTTTGCGAATGAGGATGATGTGATAGATTGACTTCTCATCAAAACCATAAATCTTGTGGTCCGGGAAAAGTTTTACTTAGGttccacggtgggtgccaaataTTCCTACCAAAACTAGACTCAGAGGTACCTCGGTGAGAACAAGGTTTAATTTTCAGTTGGTCTTCGATGAGGTCCACCTGCAAAAGACTCTTCAATGCTTAAGTCAGTAGAAGCATTCTTAAGAAAGAGCTAAGAGTAAGAGTAGAGTTATAGAGTTTAGTGTGTCATGGAGAGTGAATATTTATAGATTAATTAGGTGATATCATCTGATGATTATGAGTCATTTGGATTAGTCACATAACTGTATTCGTTATTCCATAAACCGTCGCTCATCATTTAAGATTCATTGATTAGACCGTTTTACTCATGATTATCATTAATTACAATAAAGACTTGATTAAGGGATGTATACAGACACTTGAGCTCTTTGACATTTCCGATCTTATGGCGATAGACACACATTATATTAATGGGAAAATCAAATgacaaagtacaaaaaaaaataaaaagtattttgaacattcaataataaaatagaaaattataataaaaaataaattgaaaatatttaaatttatacgagatattttaaaacttgattcagaatttaaaatatcataacTAGGAGTTTATTTGACTAGTATTTGAAAAAAAGAACACAGCTACACTCTGTCAAGTTCATGGTTACAAGGTAAGTTCCGGTCCAAAATCTACACGAATAATAGCTTCATCCTTTCACCAAACATGGGGGGTGCAGAGAGAATTTCTTATGGTGCATGAAGTAAAGCCCAAAAGGGTGTTAGTTAATGTGTTCATGAATTGAATTTGAGTTTGAATTCAAAAAGTCtgatctaattttttttttcagtgtaGAAGCACACACCTTCAAGTGTTCGTGAAAATGGCAGACAGAAAATCTGATGTAAAGAGTCAATTCCTCACCCCAAGAAGGTCACCCAGATTCCTCCACCAACTAAACCACACCACTCCCAACCCCAAATCAGCCACCGCTTCCGTAAAGAAATCCAATGACTGTACTGTTGAGTCGAGAATATCTCCGAGGCTTAACAATGGGGATGTTGGGTTTTCATCTCTTAGACGATCTCCCAGGTTCATCAACGGGCCAAGCGGTAACAAAGTGAAAGGCGAGAGTGTGAAGGGTGGTGAAGCTGAAACGAAAGAAAAGTGTGTCGTGTTGGATGAAGGCTTTTGTGgaggaagaaagaaagagagaaaggagGGGTTTGGAATtggaagaaagagaaagagaaaggagaAGAGGATTGAAGTTAAAACGCAAGAAAATCATGACGTTTCGGATGAAGGGTGTCGTCGAGGGAGGAAAAAGGAGAGAAACAGGGTGAATAGGGATGGGGTTAACAGGAAAGGAAATCGTGTCGTTTCAGATGAAGGGATTGGTGGGGGAGAAAAGAAGGGGGCAAATGGGAAGAGAGTTGAAGTTGAAACGACCAGAAATGGTGTTGTTTCTGGTCCGGGAGGAAAGAAGGGTGGAAATAGAGAGATCGTTGGagttaaaacaaaagaaaaccgTGTTGTTTGTGATGAGGGTTTTGGTGGAGAAAGAAAGAAGGGGGGGAATGGAGAGAAGAGAAAGCGCAATGGCGATGAAATAAGCAAAGGGTGGACGAAGGAACAATATTTGGCTCTTGAAAGAGCATATTTTACTGCAAAGCCTAGCCCCCATTTCTGGAAGAACGTTTCCAAACTGGTATGCATCCCTCTCTGTGTGTATATGCAGTAGAAAATATTGACTTCCTGTTCGACTTCAACTTGGAACAAAGTTCTGTGATTCTTGCTGTTGCAATTTAACTGAAGTTGAATGTTTGGGATTGGCTTGTGTAACCCTTGAAAGCTGACTGTTTTGTGGTTGGTTTACAGTTTAACGAGTTTTAATATGATTGCTGATAATGGAAGAATGAATTCAGAAACTAATATGATTCCTTTGTGTTGTCTACTGAAATGTTAGAAAACATATATGGTGCTTCAAGTGTGCGGTCAGAACTTGTATGTTATTTTCAGCTAAGAATTGCAGTGAATAAGTTATTGTACTCTTTTAGGGCAAAACTGTAGTTCTGAAAGGTGGCAGCTGTTTGTGTTTGAATGCAGTGAGGTAGAATGGAATGATACTaggtttcattttttttgtgtCCTATTCATGGTACAGTTACTCAAGTAATAAGAATTCCAATGAGTTCGAAGAACACAAAAGGTACAGGAATCTCTAAACAAGTAAGGTTTTCGAGAATGAGATACAGAAGTGTCTCCATTTTTGGACTGCAAAAACAACTGCAGTCAGTTCCTTTTCACAAGTGGAAAgagtttgttgttgttgattAAGAACTCTACGAATGAAAGCTAAAGGATGGTGTTCTTGCATTAAAACTGCACCAATTTCATATCCTGAAGCATCCACTTATACTatgaaagttttgttcaaaTCTGCCAGTAAGACCTAAAAAACCTTAGTTGTTTGACAGTTTGAGCAAGGACCAATTTTTGACAGCTTCAATCTCTTTACAGGATCAGTAGtgattcctttttttttataggaAATATTTTTTCTGAGTACTAGTAACCCTCATAGTTCTGAAGCCAGTAATTCCCGTAAGGGCATTAACAGAAATGTGTGGTTCGCCTTATTCTCCCACATATAAAGACTCTTTAACTAATGTCTCTGTTTGCATTGTCCCAACAtcctcttcttcattttctacTTGACCTTTCTTATGAGTCAAGCTGTGTTCATAAGTAAAACGTTCATCACAAAAGCAGCAAAGACCTTTAGCCCTTCTTTCATTCCTATAGACAGGTGTTAAAACCTTTCCCTTATCCGAATCTCCTTGATTACTGTCATTAAAGTGTGTAGGTTTTGAAGAAATCAGTGGATTAGAATTGCTTTTGAAGTTGCCAATTTTGACTGTATGCCCCTCTTAGTTAGCAGATTCATAGAGTTCAGCTAAGGTAAAAGCTGTCATCACTATAGTAGGCTAAAACATCCAATCCATTATCTGAATATCATGTTTAAGCCCATCCCGGAAACAACTAACCACATATTCTTCAGAAAGGTCCAATTTATTAATTATGGCATCAAATTCTTCATGATAGGAAGTAACATTGGAATGTTGCCTCAAATTCATCAGTTCTACCATTGGATCTTCCCCAATTTTACCAAATCTATCCATTAACAATTCACATATTCAATCTAAGATGGCCAATGATTATGTTTAATGGATTTAGCAAAAGCCTGATGCTACTGCAAAGCTTTACCTTAAAAATGCACAACTGCCAGAGGTACCTTAAATTGGTCAGGAGTAAAATCAATGGCAAGTACATTTCGCATTGGCAAATTCATTGATTCACGTTCTCACCATTGACTCTTGGAAAATCGACTCTATCTAACCAAGTTCCACATGAATAAGGAGCAGCAGAATGTGAACTAATGTTACCCGAACCAGATTCTTGGACATCATGGACTGTGATCTTGTCTATGTCCTGAATTGTTACTCTTGGTAACCTCTCTGAATCTTTGGGAATTTTTCGGAGTAGTTTCACTGATGGTGCCTTTCAAGTATTCATGTAATTTCTTTTGCATAGCACCTGCCAACTCCATAATTTTTTGTTCAGTCTTCTCAGGAATGCAATTTTCTAACCATTTTTCCATTTGGTGTAAAGATGCTTGTGTTCTTGTTGATTCCGTCATTGCTGAAGAAGTGTGTATTCAGGAACTTGACAGCTGATACCAGTTGATACAATTGCATTCATAACCTTCCCTTCAGCCACAGcaaatattatttatagatttagtTAACTAACTCGACTAACTAATTAACTAACTCTAAAAATAGCTACTCTAACTTATCAAATAGGAGGGAATGAAATGTGTAACATTTTTCTTCCCCTTGAAAATGGGGATATGATATGAGATGGTTTCCATTTCATCCTATAAATTTACAGAACAATGGCATGTTAACTGTATTCCATCCGATCTCATTTCATTTAATTTCACTCGCATATCCAGACATTGAGGAATTGTTGTTGAAAGTTTTagataatttaatttcttttatgtaTATTTCTTAAAGAACAAATGTAGTTTTCTGGTCTGTCCCCTAGTCAATTGCTTGTCAGGTACATGTGGATGCAACTAGCTTATGGATAGGTTTTATTCTTGTATTGGTTGAACCATTTCCATTCAAAATATGTTGCAGGTGCCTGGAAAGTCTCAACAGGAATGCTTTGATAGAATTCACTTTGACCATGTGACTCCAGTTCAATTGCAGCCTCGATCAAGGGCAAAGACATTGAAGTCATCACCCATTCAGGAATTTTCTTTATCTGCAAGTAAATTTCTCAACCCTATTGACATAAAAGTTAGAAGATCTAGTGTTCTAAAACCAAAGAACATTATTACCCAGAAGTCTGTTGAGAAACTGTTACAGCGCCGGCTTACAGATGATCCAGACCGTGCAGGGGACATATTTTCTGTTCTTGAACCAAAAATAGATTTGTCCACTAATGCTTTACAGCCTAGTGAATCCCTTTCTACTCCAAAGCAGCTAAAGGAGAATAAAGGGTTCCTGCAAAGTTGCACTGAAACATCATCTTCAAGTGGTAATAAGCTACTTTCAAGATTTAGTGGCTCGCACATTACAGATCTTGTTAGTCCTCCAGTACTAAAGAAAGTAAAGAACAGGGTATTGCATGAGAAATATGTGAATCAATTGCGCTGTAGGGAATCTAGGAGAAGAGCAGCCTCTACGAAGATAATTGGCGAAGGAAGAAGCATAAAGAGAAAGGATGCAGTTAAAGCTGCAAAAGTTGCCTTGGTTTCTGAAGCTAAAGATGCTATCAATAAATTTCGTCAGTCGCAAGTCAATGTCATGGACAACGGCTGTAGTTCTGATGAAGATAACGATGATTACATTCAATTCGAAGATGAAAGTCAATAGGTTCTTGTCAAAATTATTGTCTAATTGCTTCTATGGTACTTTCACCTGTACTTAAACAAATTATAGTCCGTAGCATACTCATTAACTCATGTTTTCAAAACTCAGGCTCTGTAGGATTGTTCTGTTGTTAATATTAGTGTGTAATATACCCATTTTTCATTATTTGAGTATGAATTTGTTTTCACAGATAATTAACTTTTTCATTAACttgtagaattttaaaaactttaaagaagttatataaaaagttttttttaaactattttatgtacaaattaattttagtttatgaaaaGTTAATGCTAATTTTTTTCCCTAAAATTAAGAAGAAATTTGTTTGATCTCAACTCTTGGGGACAAATCCGAACCTTGGCAAACCGGTTTTTAAAACTTCCTCTGTCCTGCCTAATTGCTAGTATACTTCCTTTGTTCTTGTTTGCAAgacttttttaattaatttgcattctttaagaaaaatatttaataacaataaattaggccgtaatttttattgttgatttaAAATTGtccatattatatttataattaaaccAGTAAAGTGAGACTTTGATATTTATATTCTCAAATCAAATCAGAAGAGagacttttattaaaattatttcaagagtttattaatttcttttagtaAATCAGAGTTAGTTAaggatattttagaaaaaaataattaatatatttttaaatacaaatgaATGTTATAAAAAATGGTAACTGGTTGATTTGAAAAGGGTGTAAGAAATAGTAATGGATGAATTTTTGCTACAGTGGCTGACTTTGATCACGGAGTTATGACTCATCCACACAAGAACTTTAACAAGATGTTGGTCCCAGGTGTTCTTTTTAtgcttactattttttttatttgacatTGCAGTGCCTTTACAACTACTTTTCCCCGCCACAGCAaattaatttacaaaaatataatagtCACTAACAATTtagttttttaactttttttcctttgaacttcaaatgttttaattataatcggcatcttttgttattttttatatagtttttgaACTACAAttaattcacttttttttattctatccttaatttagtttaattatgaaaatatcCATTTACCTTTATAAGATGAGTGGTGACATATCAACACTcactaaacaaaaaatattcacttgacacaataataatattttagttaaaattattttattttttaatttaaagttctaattatattattaaaatagttgTAAGATGGGTTTATTTTTTAAGGTGCAAGAGCagtatttttcttataaaatttaCATGAACATAGGGTAAAAATACCTAATCCAACCTAATTTTTTGATATGACTTGAAGTtgatttttatgattttaaacttaaaaacaaatatcatttattttttaggaTAATTTCAGGCTGTATTTTGGATTTTCTTTAACTTTAtcttagtattttaaaaaaatatataaatcttttgaaactattttattctgataataaatatttttaatttactaaAAAATTTGATATAGTATGATATTGTTTTTAAGTAAATTtgctaattttaaaatatctaattataaaataaaacttaatctaaattttatatttgttttattccACGATTTAATTATACATAATTGTAAAATTAACACCATCCAATTTATCCCTataataaagtttaaaaatacGAGTGAGCATTTAATGTATTCTTTAatgaatatttcattttataattatgtttaattttcTTATCCATATTTTATAATAGGTTTCGCTTTTTTGAACAAATAAACAGTATGTTTGGTTTAAGTTCTTTTTTACCCTTTTATGTTGTTTGATGGTTGAAGATGAAGTAGATGGTTATTCCATCATCAGGAGCTTTAATACAATGTTGAATTTTGTCATCATCTACTGTTAACTCATGTCATTTGCCATTGAAAAGGGATGATTTTTTGGGACTTTTCTGAGGGATGCAACATGCAAACTTCTAAAATGGGATACCTAGTGAAATCAAATAACAATAATGGAGTGTAAGAGGAGGAGGAGAAGCAAATGAAACATGAAAGACAAGCCTAAATTTCATTTCATCTCAAGTTTAAGAATAGATGGCTCTATAGCTTGGTGATTTGATTTATGGTTAACATAGCATTAGTGTCACTGAAAA
The sequence above is a segment of the Phaseolus vulgaris cultivar G19833 chromosome 2, P. vulgaris v2.0, whole genome shotgun sequence genome. Coding sequences within it:
- the LOC137811280 gene encoding uncharacterized protein isoform X3, which produces MADRKSDVKSQFLTPRRSPRFLHQLNHTTPNPKSATASVKKSNDCTVESRISPRLNNGDVGFSSLRRSPRFINGPSGNKVKGESVKGGEAETKEKCVVLDEGFCGGRKKERKEGFGIGRKRKRKEKRIEVKTQENHDVSDEGCRRGRKKERNRVNRDGVNRKGNRVVSDEGIGGGEKKGANGKRVEVETTRNGVVSGPGGKKGGNREIVGVKTKENRVVCDEGFGGERKKGGNGEKRKRNGDEISKGWTKEQYLALERAYFTAKPSPHFWKNVSKLVPGKSQQECFDRIHFDHVTPVQLQPRSRAKTLKSSPIQEFSLSASKFLNPIDIKVRRSSVLKPKNIITQKSVEKLLQRRLTDDPDRAGDIFSVLEPKIDLSTNALQPSESLSTPKQLKENKGFLQSCTETSSSSGNKLLSRFSGSHITDLVSPPVLKKVKNRVLHEKYVNQLRCRESRRRAASTKIIGEGRSIKRKDAVKAAKVALVSEAKDAINKFRQSQVNVMDNGCSSDEDNDDYIQFEDESQ
- the LOC137811280 gene encoding uncharacterized protein isoform X2, whose translation is MVHECRSTHLQVFVKMADRKSDVKSQFLTPRRSPRFLHQLNHTTPNPKSATASVKKSNDCTVESRISPRLNNGDVGFSSLRRSPRFINGPSGNKVKGESVKGGEAETKEKCVVLDEGFCGGRKKERKEGFGIGRKRKRKEKRIEVKTQENHDVSDEGCRRGRKKERNRVNRDGVNRKGNRVVSDEGIGGGEKKGANGKRVEVETTRNGVVSGPGGKKGGNREIVGVKTKENRVVCDEGFGGERKKGGNGEKRKRNGDEISKGWTKEQYLALERAYFTAKPSPHFWKNVSKLVPGKSQQECFDRIHFDHVTPVQLQPRSRAKTLKSSPIQEFSLSASKFLNPIDIKVRRSSVLKPKNIITQKSVEKLLQRRLTDDPDRAGDIFSVLEPKIDLSTNALQPSESLSTPKQLKENKGFLQSCTETSSSSGNKLLSRFSGSHITDLVSPPVLKKVKNRVLHEKYVNQLRCRESRRRAASTKIIGEGRSIKRKDAVKAAKVALVSEAKDAINKFRQSQVNVMDNGCSSDEDNDDYIQFEDESQ
- the LOC137811280 gene encoding uncharacterized protein isoform X1, which gives rise to MVHEVKPKRCRSTHLQVFVKMADRKSDVKSQFLTPRRSPRFLHQLNHTTPNPKSATASVKKSNDCTVESRISPRLNNGDVGFSSLRRSPRFINGPSGNKVKGESVKGGEAETKEKCVVLDEGFCGGRKKERKEGFGIGRKRKRKEKRIEVKTQENHDVSDEGCRRGRKKERNRVNRDGVNRKGNRVVSDEGIGGGEKKGANGKRVEVETTRNGVVSGPGGKKGGNREIVGVKTKENRVVCDEGFGGERKKGGNGEKRKRNGDEISKGWTKEQYLALERAYFTAKPSPHFWKNVSKLVPGKSQQECFDRIHFDHVTPVQLQPRSRAKTLKSSPIQEFSLSASKFLNPIDIKVRRSSVLKPKNIITQKSVEKLLQRRLTDDPDRAGDIFSVLEPKIDLSTNALQPSESLSTPKQLKENKGFLQSCTETSSSSGNKLLSRFSGSHITDLVSPPVLKKVKNRVLHEKYVNQLRCRESRRRAASTKIIGEGRSIKRKDAVKAAKVALVSEAKDAINKFRQSQVNVMDNGCSSDEDNDDYIQFEDESQ